The window AGCATTGTTGAGGTTTTGAAGGTGGATTTGAAGACAGAGGCAGAGAAGACAAAAGGAGACCGGCACTGCCAACAAGAAGAAGGTATACTGGTTCCTTTTGTTGTTTGATTAGAATTTTGATTTTAATATTTTTTTGCTTGATGGAAATTGATACCCTGTTGTTTGTGTGTTACTTATCCAATTGGTTTTGAAATGTTTGAATGCCATTTTATTCTCTGGATTGTTGTAGGGAATTGCAATTCGGAAACAATGCTGATCATTTGATTATTGTAGACAATGCATATTTGTGATCAGTGTTATTTTATTAGAATCTGATTTGGTTTTCATTTTTTGTCTCTGTTCATGCCAAATTCTTTTATCTTCTACTAGTAAAAAATTAAAACTGTTATTATGGTATTTGAAAACTACATTTCTCATTGCTGATGAAGATGCTCTTAAGCTTGTAGAAAAAAGACTAGAATTTCATACCTCCGAGCTTTTAATTTCATACAATAGACTAACGGGGTTTTACCAATCTTGTTGTAAACCATGTTTATTGTCCATAACTTGCTCTCTAATGATGGTACACTGTGATTCATAAAAATGGAGCTGCCTTTTTNNNNNNNNNNNNNNNNNNNNATTGTTGAGGTTTTGAAGGTGGATTTCAAGACAGAGGCAGAGAAGACAAAGGAGACCGGCACTGCCAACAAGAAGAAGGTATACTAGTTCCTTTTGTTGTTTGATTAGAATTTTGATTTTAATATTTTTTTGCTTGATGGAAATTGATACCCTGTTGTTTGTGTGTTACTTATCCAATTGGTTTTTGAAATGTTTGAATGCCATTTTATTCTCTGGATTGTTGTAGGGAATTGCAATTCGGAAACAATGCTGACCATTTGATTATTGTAGACAATGCATATTTGTGATCAGTGTTATTTTATTAGAATCTGATTTGGTTTTCATTTTTGTCTCTGTTCATGCCAAATTCTTTTATCTTCTCTGTAAAAAATTAAAACTGTTATTATGGTATTTGAAAACTACATTTCTCATTGCTGATGAAGATGCTCTTAAGCTTGTGAAAAAAGACTAGAATTTCATACCTCCGAGCTTTTAATTTCATACAATAGACTAACGGGGTTTTACCAATCTTGTTGTAAACCATGTTTATTGTCCATAACTTGCTCTCTAATGATGGTACACTGTGATTCATAAAAATGGAGCTGCCTTTTTCTTTTTGTCATTGTTTGCTCATCTTTCTGTTTTTGTCTTTCTTTTTGTTTGTTTGTTTGTTTGTTTATCAGTTACGTACCACCAGCAACAAGATAAGTGATTAGTTTTTAGGTTGAATACATGAAGCATGTATGTATGTCTTCCTATCTATGTATTCAAATTTAAATTGGAGATCGTGATCTCCTAAAGAGCTATATGCGCTCAATACCATGCATTTTGATTGTAATATGGTGTTTCACTGTGCTTGAAGTTCCTTTTACAATTTACACCCATGAGAACTGTGGTACGAGCAAATTAAAGGATCGATCCTATCTATTTACTCCACAGTTTTTGTAGACAAAAGAGCTTTGTATTGCACACAGAATTTCACCTACACAGGTGTACATAGTTTTATATGATGTACCATTTTCTTCATAACCTTTGAAGCCTTGTAGGTACAAGCCCAAAAGCTTATTCAGTACACCCCCTTTAGTTATGATATGATTCTGTCATCATTTCACTGAAACTTCCAAGATTGTTACACACAATAATTATTTTGCACCCTAAGCTGTATATTAGGAATATGAGGGTAAATCATTAGGTAAGGTGCACATATCATTGAAACTGCCTACTAGCAATATCTCCTGCTATGACATTATGTCTTATGTTTGATAGTGTTATGGTTTCGTATATGCAGGCTTTAACTGTTGGTTTGCCAATACCATAAAGCTGTTTCTTGCTTTGTTAAACTGTTGGTTTGCTGGTTCAAGATGAAAGTAACTAAATTCATAATTGCAATTTTGTACATTTGCTTTTAGTCTCAGTGTTTGTATTAGTTAAATTTATGGTTCTTGCGTCTAATCATTTCATTATGGGGTTTATGCGATCATTAGAAGATATACAATCATTTTTTTATCATTGCTTTAGAATGTCTTTCTGTTTTGTTTGAATGCTTTATTGTTTTAAGCCACTTCACAACACAATGTAGTGTTTGCATCTTTTTACTATCCTATCATTGGCATTTCAGAAGTACTTTGGTTTTAGGGATATTGCTAAAATGCTTTGTTAACTATTGGAAATAATGTTGTTGAATTGTATTGGAAATGTCTTGTTGAATTGTGAAGCCAAATGTGGTTGTTGAATTGTGTTGGAAATGTCTTGTTTGTGTTCACAGGTCTAAAGAGTACCAACCCCACCCAAGGAATCAAGACCTATCAAGGACCATGTCATAAAGTCTAGAAAAGGACGGAAGAAAATGAAGTTGGCAATGGAGGGTAGTTCTGCTGGAAATGGTAGTGCATCAGTTGGTCTCAACACAGCCTCCTACTCAAAGCAGTCAAAATCATGGAGCAAGGGGTGCTCAAAAGTGAATGTGCTGGCTTTTAAATTAGAGAAACATAATGTGTAGTTCATCATGTTTTGGAATCAATTTTTTACAAACAATGTGGTTCTTTGAGTTTTTGGAAACCAATTAAGCTTGAATTCTGATGCATAGTATATTTCTCATGTTGATGTTGGTTTTAATTCAGTGATATTGACAGCCTTTTTTGGTTCTATGTTTGAATTTCTATGTTACATTTCCAGCTATTGCATAATATTTCTTGTCTGCAGATAAACACAGCAGTAGTGCCTAAACTCTGCTGAACTGATCAATGTGATACCAGGAAAATTCAAATTTAGAACTTTTGGAGGGAAAACAATTATGGAGAGAGTTAAAAGGTTATTTTTGTCATTGCACCTTTTTTTAGTGGGGGCCATGTCGGCCACGTCAGCAAACTAACGGCACAGTTACGGAAATTGGCCTCCGGCCTTTCCTTGGTAACGAAAACGAAGTTTGGGTACCACATTGATAGTTTTTAAAGTATGGGTACCACTTTGACCGTGCTACCAAAGTATAGGTACCGGCGGTGCATTTTCCTCTTAAAACTTTTACAGGTCCTTTCGTTTCTTCCTCCCTCCTATAACGTTAAAACTTTCCTCCTCTTTCAATCATGGACTGCTGGGTATGCTAATCTTTACAATTAGTGGGATATCATCATTTTTAGTGTGATTTCAATCCCTTTCTTAGGGCATTTATGGTCGTTTGTGTGGAGAAAGATTACAAAATCATGTCAAAACTTGATGCGGATTAAAGAAAAACAATTGAAAGAGATTCCTAATTTCTTAATCGGCCCTCGGTTTGGTAAATGCAGTCAAAGGAGAACCCGCCCGAGTAGCTCAAGATGAAGATGGTGGTGTCGGCGTCAAACCTCGGCGGCTGCAGTGGTCTCGGGGACAGAGGAGAGAGGAGGGTTAAGGAGAGTGAGAAGCTGTTGAATTTGGTAGTCATATGAGAGAGAGAGAGAGAGAGAGAGAGAGAGAGAGAGAGAGAGCTCTAGAACTTTTGCAAGGNGGAAAGGTTGTTTGATGAGGTGAGTTTTACTTTGTTCTGCAAAGTATGAACTATCCAAGTAATCCAACGGTGCAAATTGAAAGTCCTCATTTGGTCCGCAACATAGTGGTCCGCAATAGAAGCAGCCCCCTAAAACCACGTACAAATCCAACTGCAAAGTTTCAACATCTACAATTCTGTTCCCGGTATGTGCTGAAAGAATATCTACCACAAACATTACTTTTCCGACATACGTTACAAGCCTATCCGTATAATTCCATTATTCTGTTCTGAGAAATCCAAGTCGGGTATCCTCCTGTGCCACAGACGTGATTATAGCACATAAGGAACATCACCTGACTGAGAAGATCAAAACTGAGATACACGGTTTGGTTGGCTGCGTATCGACCGACAAGTCCCATGAGACCAAAAAGAATCAACAAATAAAGTGCTCACTAGACCTCTGATTTTGAAGAATGCCTCACACACACTAGATCATCTAACTTGTTGCCATCCATTTTGTATAGGGAGACACCTTCCATTTGAATATAATGGTCCTGTGCTTCCTTCCTCAGACTTTCGAAGGGCAAGACTTCCCATTTACTGTAATTGGAAGACTTTCTTACATCACTCATGTCTGCAGATCCTGAGATAGGCCCAATTTTGTCAGGGTCGACAGTACCCGTCACCTTACAACTACCAAACTGTCCCAAATCACCATCTTGCCCCCTCTTTAAACGCAAGGCTGCTGCATGAGCTCTGCCTATCATTTCTCGGGTAGGTATATCTGACCAGCCTTGCTTCCTTTTAGATCTCATCGGAGAATGAATTCTGATCACCTGACATAAACAGTAGCTAAAGGTTTAATCATGCTTGGATTAAATTTCAGGTATGTGCCACACAATCTCTAAAAGATAAGTTCATATACTTACACCAAGGCACTCTAGGAGCTGGTAGTACGCCCTTCCTTGAAGTGGATTGTGCCCCTGCCTAGGTGTAGAGAAGTAACGTGTCCTGAAATAAATTATAAAAACTTGTTAGTGTGACAGAACCTGAGTTGATGATGATGATGATGATGATATGTATCAAAGGGGCATTCAATTAACCTGACTGGAAGGCAATCAGATACACAACAAATACACTTTTTCTTCTTATAACTAAAAAATGAAAAATCTTATCAACAGGCTCACTGCTAGTGATAAATCAGATAAATAACTATATATCAAATAAGAATCAAACATACCATTCAGTATAGCCAGGATCAACAGTGAAACCGTACATGTCAACAATGTCACACATAGATAGTGCTAGTTCTATGGATTTCATTCCAGTTCCTTTGGCACCTCTGCGAAGCACAATACCTTGAAACAGATACACTGGATTTGGAATACTCTGCAGTAAAACAGGATAAAAAGAAAAGTTAGTTAAGAGCTTCCAAGTAGGATTGTGTAAAGTGAACTATCCACAGAGAGAATAAAATTATTGCCCATTTAGATGTGATCTTCACCTTGATCATTGCATTGAAGTCTTTATGTGTGACACTCTTGATTATAAGTACCTCGTCATCTGCAGGAGAAAGGAACTTGCATGTAACTCACTTGAATAACCTTTAGAAGAACAAAATCATTTTAGGGTTTATCTTATACAACTCTGTTATGTGTTGAAACAGTCAACCTGACTTTCAACACACATCTTCTCAGGAAAACATCAAATTCTTGGTTTTTGAAAACAATGGTTCAAAGAATCAGTCAAGTGCAGGCTATCATATCCATGTTTTCCATGCCTAAGGCCCGGTGACACTTGTGACCGCTCATGGAAATTGAATGACAGATGCACCTCTAATGTTGTGAAACAAATGAGAGATAAAGGTTGAATGAAGAAGGAAAAAAAAAAAAGAAAAGAAATTAAGAGACATACTAACACATAGTAGAAACATACCGGACCCATTTAGAATGGAAACCATGTTACGAGCAGCACCCCTCACAACAAGGCGAAAATCCCTCTTGAGACCAACATACTTGGCATATTTCTACACATTAAAGACTAAGTGAGTGATTTTATAAACTAGTTGCCTTGCTCAAAATCATTTATACATAACAGAAAGTATATTACTATAGATGACGTAGAACAAGGAGCTAGCTACGAGAAACAAATAAAATACTATTTCATCATGAGATTGATAGAATATAAACAGATATAAAAAAGAAAAGAAAAGAGAGTAAGAGACGTAAAAAGATCATAAGCAGAATGGATGACTGACATGGAAAGAGCTATCACTGATAGTTTACCTCATTAACAGGAGCCTCATTGTCTCTTATTACAGCATCATGGGCATCAATTTCCTTTCCGAACTCTGTCTTCAAAAGATCTCCTGAGTTTCCAACAACTGCACATGTTCGAAATTGGCGAGGATGGAAAGGTGGCTTGGCCGGCAGTAACAAATTAAGATGTTCCTCACAAATTGTCTTATTGTAGCATTTATCCGTTCCCCTAAAACCATGAAATGGTAAACACATGGAATTGAGATTCAATGTATGGTTCATAATGTAAATGACAGAAATCTCACATAACGAGTTTAGAGGACATACAGTTGTGCTATCCTCTTAGGCGCATACTCCTCCCATCCTTTAGGCCGAACATCTAGATACTCCCTTGTCAATACTGTAGTCATGTTACGGTACTGCATATCCACCGAAACCATGAGCACAACAACAAGGGAAGTAAATAAAACAAGAGTAGGAGGGACAAACGGACCTGCTCCCATAGTAAGACAGCTTCACAAACATTAAACTTGTACTGTAATGGTTCGAAAACTTTAAACTGCGCATTGTACTGCAAAAGAGGAATGGAGCAACATAAGTAAGAGAAAAAGTTAAGGGTAAAATTAGGGAGAGTGAGGAAACGAACCCAGGTGCTGTTGGTTCCGGGTGGATACTTGAGAATCAAATTGCAGTGGTCGATGATATCTGCAGTGAGACCAAGCCCTCTGTTTGCCTGCATTCATTCATTAATTCGTTAATTCATTCATGATAATTGAGATCAGAGACAAAGCCCAGCCCTCGGGATGAGATCTGGAACTAACCACGCATTGCTGGACAGAAGACTGGAATTGGGACAAAGTGCGAATATCTTGCTCAGTATTGAGATCTAATTTAACTGCAAACCCACGTGATCGAGATTCATTGATTGAATTGAAGCGAAATGGAGAAATTGAGCGAGTGGAAGACGTACCAGAAGAGGAAGAGGATTGAGCGAAAAAAGAGGATTGGATGGCGAAGACGACAAGAGAGAAGAAAGCGGCAGCGCAAACCAGGTAGAGGACGGTGGTGGGTCGCCTATTGCTGCTGCTGCTGTTGCTTCCCTTATGAGTTCTCATTGCCTCACTCTACTCTACTCGTTACTCACTAGCATTACCAAACCAGGCAGCCATGCCCAATTTACAAACAAACCCACTTGTGGTCAGGACAGTGTTCTATTTTTCCTTTTATTTGCTTGCACGTAATGCAAGACTACCTCTTCTGAAATGCGCTATTTTATCAGGTTTTACGTTCTATCTCATACCATTTGCTAAAGACACAAGTCTCTCATTTGCAAGTCAAATGTTGAATCACTGATTATGATGTTAAAATCTGGGTTGTCTATTACAACTTCTCTTTTGATTCAGGCATGATAGATAGCATTCGGTCCATTTCATTCTCATGCTTGGGGACTTGGCAGACAATATGGCCCCTTGCTTCTTATTCAGGCATGTACTTGTTTAGGGGTAGAGAAATGATTTTGTTTTTCCCATCTACCACAACTTTACAAAATAACATGACAAACTCTCCTGTCAACAAGCTATATCATACAACCTCCATCAGTCTACAGTACAATAAGTCCCAATAAGATATCAATAGCGCCGACCACCAGTTGTTGACAAGAGGACTCGACTTTGCTTCTTCCCCTTTTTCCCCGAACCATTTATCTTCGGTGCGTCCAAATTTTCCTCGGGTTTAGCTCTGGATGTTATATTAGCAAATGACGTTACACCTGCATTTTGAGTGCCTGCAGCTGCAGAAACTAACATGTTTAGCAACCTGAACAAGCATGTTTTAATCGAAAGGGAAGAATTGATAGTATGCTTAATTGACCGCACAATCAAATCATCCATTTCTAACTGCCTACACGCTTGATCCACAGAATATGATTTTGAAACATACCAGTGCTCTGAAGAGAGGATCCTGCATCATTGCCATTCAGGGAATTAGTTCCATCTAGTTTCAAGGATGGAGAATCATGTCCAGCAGCAAAACCAAGCTTCGTAACACTTGAGAACAGTCTCCTTTCTCCAACAATTGGAGGGCTGGATGAAGTAACCGAAGTACTTCCCAAAGCTGAGGAATGAATCAATTAACTAGCATATGATTAAATCAGATACAAAACGGTTATACCATTAATGCACTTTCAAACTTAAAAAAAATAATAATAATTAATAATTAATTTTAAAAAAATGTTCATTTTTTATCCAAAAATAGTCAAATCTGCAACTTTACCCATACATGATTCCTTTATTCCACCATTGCTATTTCGGCTAAATAATGTCTATCTATGAAAGTTGATCTCTTTACAAGGAGGAACATACAAGGTACATAATCTCACCTTCAAAGTCATCCATGGAGAATGTGGGGGATTCATCATGAAAGGACTGTGCAAAGCCTGCTACTATGGGGATGGGATATGCCATGGCAGATTCAGCCTTTATCTGCTCCTTCCTCTCCTATATCAGCAATAGCATATGGTTAACGCCTGGGCAATATAACATTGTGCCTATACTCTATACACACAATGAAAAAGAGTGTTACCTTCCTAGCAAGTTGCTTTCTCTGCCTTTCACGCTTCTTTATGTCTTCCATAAAGGGAGACAGGGCATCAGGAGACAATAGCTCACTCAGATCAATCTCACAGAACTAAAATTTGAATGAACAGTGAGTGATTAGATACTATGTACTCAAACTGCAGTATTGTTCATGGTTAAAGTACTTGGATCATACGAAATC of the Fragaria vesca subsp. vesca linkage group LG6, FraVesHawaii_1.0, whole genome shotgun sequence genome contains:
- the LOC101302678 gene encoding uncharacterized protein LOC101302678; the protein is MRTHKGSNSSSSNRRPTTVLYLVCAAAFFSLVVFAIQSSFFAQSSSSSVKLDLNTEQDIRTLSQFQSSVQQCVANRGLGLTADIIDHCNLILKYPPGTNSTWYNAQFKVFEPLQYKFNVCEAVLLWEQYRNMTTVLTREYLDVRPKGWEEYAPKRIAQLGTDKCYNKTICEEHLNLLLPAKPPFHPRQFRTCAVVGNSGDLLKTEFGKEIDAHDAVIRDNEAPVNEKYAKYVGLKRDFRLVVRGAARNMVSILNGSDDEVLIIKSVTHKDFNAMIKSIPNPVYLFQGIVLRRGAKGTGMKSIELALSMCDIVDMYGFTVDPGYTEWTRYFSTPRQGHNPLQGRAYYQLLECLGVIRIHSPMRSKRKQGWSDIPTREMIGRAHAAALRLKRGQDGDLGQFGSCKVTGTVDPDKIGPISGSADMSDVRKSSNYSKWEVLPFESLRKEAQDHYIQMEGVSLYKMDGNKLDDLVCVRHSSKSEV